A genomic window from Glycine max cultivar Williams 82 chromosome 17, Glycine_max_v4.0, whole genome shotgun sequence includes:
- the LOC100799495 gene encoding uncharacterized protein, translated as MESVPNPNNGEEPTSWDELYNINLMPSELFLKFRKELQGIRVGLNMEFYNAPVNEYQAKLVLKPLTPEWKWKIIYEPLHQDVRVLSKKIPITKFLNLQVGVGHNFQMHATGWKWKLTTCLGGDGISRIRNKTSIGLFPGFDLRFGWRADYVLPEITGALGTDEPMFNMHSGRLQASLDRVEAILTHTDAP; from the exons ATGGAATCGGTGCCAAACCCAAACAACGGGGAGGAACCCACTTCGTGGGATGAGCTATACAACATCAATTTGATGCCTTCAGAGTTATTTCTCAAGTTCCGAAAAGAACTTCAGGGCATTCGAGTTGGTCTCAATATGGAG TTCTATAATGCCCCAGTCAATGAATATCAAGCAAAGCTTGTATTGAAGCCTTTAACACCTGAATGGAAGTGGAAGATAATCTATGAGCCCCTTCATCAAGATGTTCGTGTTCTTTCAAAAAAGATCCCCATCACTAAATTTCTTAATCTTCAG GTTGGTGTGGGACACAATTTTCAAATGCATGCTACTGGTTGGAAATGGAAGCTCACCACATGTTTGGGTGGAGATGGTATATCCCGGATCCGAAATAAGACATCAATTGGCTTGTTTCCCGGTTTTGATTTACGGTTTGGATGGAGAGCAGACTATGTTCTTCCTGAAATTACTGG GGCACTGGGTACTGATGAGCCAATGTTCAACATGCACTCAGGACGGCTACAAGCATCACTAGATAGAGTTGAGGCCATCTTAACCCACACTGATGCTCCTTGA
- the LOC100795082 gene encoding uncharacterized protein — translation MASSKSKVRRACSFTNLLLSCLNFSLFILSASSFAPTILLKMPPTSFGMALLMVSGISLLSSFVGFYSPLTHFCYLTHISLLLASLIGQVLTILALFTKEKASMSLLKSPRDPKEAKLLVRLECGALMAMFMLQCVVLMLGCAVHSFWVKDYEELEAEKAASARKRSRRIAEVQEESMANASKMAEIKAKELDEKMKSKYGQWMKTDFEP, via the coding sequence ATGGCTTCTTCAAAATCAAAGGTTAGAAGGGCATGTTCTTTCACCAACCTCCTCCTTAGCTGTTTGAATTTCTCACTCTTTATCCTCTCTGCTTCCTCATTTGCACCCACTATTCTCCTCAAGATGCCCCCAACTTCATTCGGCATGGCTCTCCTTATGGTCTCTGGCATCTCACTCCTCTCATCTTTTGTGGGCTTCTACTCCCCGCTCACACACTTCTGTTACCTCACTCACATTTCACTTCTACTAGCCTCATTAATAGGACAAGTGCTGACCATATTGGCCTTGttcacaaaagagaaagcaagCATGTCCCTTCTGAAGTCACCAAGGGACCCCAAAGAAGCCAAACTTTTGGTGAGGCTGGAGTGTGGGGCATTGATGGCAATGTTCATGCTGCAGTGTGTGGTGCTGATGCTGGGTTGTGCAGTGCATAGTTTCTGGGTGAAGGATTATGAGGAACTCGAAGCAGAGAAAGCCGCCTCGGCGAGGAAGAGGAGTAGGAGAATTGCGGAGGTGCAAGAGGAATCCATGGCTAATGCTAGCAAGATGGCAGAAATCAAAGCTAAAGAGTTGGATGAGAAAATGAAAAGCAAGTATGGGCAGTGGATGAAGACTGATTTTGAACCTTGA